A portion of the Diceros bicornis minor isolate mBicDic1 chromosome 20, mDicBic1.mat.cur, whole genome shotgun sequence genome contains these proteins:
- the CHERP gene encoding calcium homeostasis endoplasmic reticulum protein isoform X3 yields the protein MEMPLPPDDQELRNVIDKLAQFVARNGPEFEKMTMEKQKDNPKFSFLFGGEFYSYYKCKLALEQQQLICKQQAPELETASALPPLPQPPLAPAAPIPAAQGAPSMDELIQQSQWNLQQQEQHLLALRQEQVTAAVAHAVEQQMQKLLEETQLDMNEFDSLLQPIIDTCTKDAISAGKNWMFSNAKSPPHCELMAGHLRNRITADGAHFELRLHLIYLINDVLHHWALTRGRSLPHSQRKQARELLAALQKVVVPIYCTSFLAVEEDKQQKIARLLQLWEKNGYFDDSIIQQLQSPALGLGQYQATLINEYSSVVQPVQLAFQQQIQTLKTQHEEFVNSLAQQQQQQQQQIQMPQMEAEVKATPPPPAPPPAPTPTPAIQPTTQPDDKPPIQMPGSSEYDTSGGVQDPAAAGPRGPAPHDQIPPNKPPWFDQPHPVAPWGQQQPPEQPPYPHHQGGPPHCPPWNNSHEGMWGEQRGDPGWNGQRDAPWNSQPDPNWNSQFEGPWNSQHEQPPWGGGQREPPFRMQRPPHFRGPFPPHQQHPQFNQPPHPHNFNRFPPRFMQDDFPPRHPFERPPYPHRFDYPQGDFPTEMGPPHHHPGHRMPHPGINEHPPWGGPQHPDFGPPPHGFNGQPPHMRRQGPPHINHDDPSLVPNVPYFDLPAGLMAPLVKLEDHEYKPLDPKDIRLPPPMPPSERLLAAVEAFYSPPSHDRPRNSEGWEQNGLYEFFRAKMRARRRKGQEKRNSGPSRSRSRSKSRGRSSSRSNSRSSKSSGSYSRSRSRSCSRSYSRSRSRSRSRSRSSRSHSRSHSRSRSKSYSPGRRRRSRSRSPTPPLGEENKGHQMLVKMGWSGSGGLGVKEQGIQDPIKGGDVRDKWDQYKGVGVALDDPYENYRRNKSYSFIARMKARDECK from the exons ATGGAGATGCCGCTGCCGCCCGACG ACCAGGAGCTTCGAAATGTCATCGACAAGCTGGCGCAGTTCGTGGCTCGCAACGGGCCCGAGTTTGAGAAGATGACGATGGAGAAGCAGAAGGACAACCCGAAATTCTCGTTTCTGTTCGGAGGAGAGTTCTACAGCTACTACAAGTGCAAGCTGGCGCTGGAGCAGCAGCAGC TCATCTGCAAGCAGCAGGCCCCAGAGCTGGAGACGGCCTCAGCCCTGCCACCCCTGCCACAGCCCCCGTTGGCCCCTGCTGCGCCCATCCCAGCAGCCCAGGGAGCCCCGTCCATGGACGAGCTCATCCAGCAGAGCCAGTGGAACCtgcagcagcaggagcagcacCTGCTGGCCCTCAGACAG gaacaggtgaCTGCAGCCGTGGCCCACGCCGTGGAGCAGCAGATGCAGAAGCTCTTGGAGGAGACCCAGCTGGACATGAACGAGTTTGACAGCCTGCTGCAGCCCATCATCGACACGTGCACCAAAGATGCCATCTCG GCCGGGAAGAACTGGATGTTCAGCAACGCCAAGTCCCCGCCGCACTGCGAGCTGATGGCAGGCCACCTCCGGAACCGCATCACGGCCGACGGGGCGCACTTCGAGCTGCGGCTGCACCTCATCTATCTGATCAACGATGTCCTGCACCACTG GGCCCTGACGCGCGGAAGGTCTCTCCCTCACAGCCAGCGCAAGCAGGCCAGGGAGCTGCTGGCCGCCCTGCAGAAGGTCGTGGTGCCCATCTACTGCACCAGCTTCTTGGCCGTGGAGGAGGACAAGCAGCAGAAGATTGCCCGG CTCCTGCAGCTCTGGGAGAAAAACGGCTATTTTGACGACTCCATCATCCAGCAGTTACAGAGCCCGGCCCTGGGGCTCGGCCAGTACCAG GCGACACTCATCAACGAGTACTCCTCGGTGGTCCAGCCGGTGCAGCTGGCCTTCCAGCAGCAGATCCAGACCCTCAAGACACAGCACGAGGAGTTCGTCAACAGCCtagcccagcagcagcagcagcagcagcagcaaatccAGATGCCACAAATGGAAGCCGAAGTCAAGGCCACGCCACCGCCAcctgccccgcccccagcccccacgcccaccccggcCATCCAGCCAACCACCCAGCCCG ATGACAAGCCCCCCATCCAGATGCCAGGGTCCTCTGAGTACGACACCTCAGGAGGGGTCCAGGACCCTGCCGCCGCTGGGCCCCGGGGCCCTGCGCCCCATGaccagatcccacctaacaagcCCCCGTGGTTTGACCAGCCTCACCCCGTTGCTCCTTGGGGCCAACAGCAG CCTCCCGAGCAGCCCCCTTATCCACACCACCAGGGCGGGCCGCCCCACTGCCCACCCTGGAACAACAGCCACGAGGGCATGTGGGGTGAGCAGCGCGGAGACCCTGGCTGGAATGGCCAGCGCGATGCACCCTGGAACAGCCAGCCCGACCCCAACTGGAACAGCCAGTTCGAGGGCCCCTGGAACAGCCAGCACGAGCAGCcgccctggggtgggggccagcgAGAGCCGCCCTTCCGCATGCAGCGGCCGCCACACTTCCGCGGGCCCTTCCCACCCCACCAGCAGCACCCACAGTTCAACCAGCCCCCGCACCCCCACAACTTCAACCGCTTCCCACCTCGCTTCATGCAAGACGACTTCCCCCCGCGGCACCCTTTTGAACGGCCTCCCTATCCTCACCGCTTCGACTACCCCCAGGGGGACTTCCCTACTG AGATGGGAccccctcaccaccaccctgGCCACCGCATGCCTCATCCTGGGATCAACGAGCACCCGCCCTGGGGTGGGCCCCAGCACCCTGACTTCGGCCCTCCTCCCCATGGCTTCAATGGGCAGCCCCCCCACATGCGGCGACAGGGCCCTCCCCACATCAACCACGACGACCCCAGCCTGGTCCCCAATGTGCCCTACTTTGACCTCCCTGCTGGGCTGATGGCCCCCCTTGTGAAG CTGGAAGACCACGAGTACAAGCCTTTGGACCCTAAAGACATCCGTCTCCCGCCCCCCATGCCGCCCAGTGAGAGGCTGCTGGCGGCCGTGGAGGCCTTCTACAGCCCTCCCTCCCATGACAGGCCCAGGAACAG CGAAGGCTGGGAGCAGAACGGCCTCTATGAGTTCTTTCGAGCAAAGATGCGGGCCCGGCGGAGGAAAGGCCAGGAGAAGAGGAACAG CGGACCCTCAAGGTCTCGGAGCAGATCCAAGAGCCGAGGGCGCTCTTCCTCCCGCTCCAACTCACGGTCCTCCAAGTCATCTGGCTCCTACTCACGGTCAAGGTCACGCTCCTGCTCCCGCTCCTACTCCCGCTCGCGCTCCAG GAGCCGCAGCCGATCACGCTCCTCGAGAAGCCACTCCCGCTCCCACTCCCGCTCCCGCTCCAAGTCCTACTCCCCAGGAAGGAGACGCCGGTCGAGGTCCAGGAGCCCTACCCCGCC GC
- the CHERP gene encoding calcium homeostasis endoplasmic reticulum protein isoform X2, translated as MEMPLPPDDQELRNVIDKLAQFVARNGPEFEKMTMEKQKDNPKFSFLFGGEFYSYYKCKLALEQQQLICKQQAPELETASALPPLPQPPLAPAAPIPAAQGAPSMDELIQQSQWNLQQQEQHLLALRQEQVTAAVAHAVEQQMQKLLEETQLDMNEFDSLLQPIIDTCTKDAISAGKNWMFSNAKSPPHCELMAGHLRNRITADGAHFELRLHLIYLINDVLHHCQRKQARELLAALQKVVVPIYCTSFLAVEEDKQQKIARLLQLWEKNGYFDDSIIQQLQSPALGLGQYQATLINEYSSVVQPVQLAFQQQIQTLKTQHEEFVNSLAQQQQQQQQQIQMPQMEAEVKATPPPPAPPPAPTPTPAIQPTTQPDDKPPIQMPGSSEYDTSGGVQDPAAAGPRGPAPHDQIPPNKPPWFDQPHPVAPWGQQQPPEQPPYPHHQGGPPHCPPWNNSHEGMWGEQRGDPGWNGQRDAPWNSQPDPNWNSQFEGPWNSQHEQPPWGGGQREPPFRMQRPPHFRGPFPPHQQHPQFNQPPHPHNFNRFPPRFMQDDFPPRHPFERPPYPHRFDYPQGDFPTEMGPPHHHPGHRMPHPGINEHPPWGGPQHPDFGPPPHGFNGQPPHMRRQGPPHINHDDPSLVPNVPYFDLPAGLMAPLVKLEDHEYKPLDPKDIRLPPPMPPSERLLAAVEAFYSPPSHDRPRNSEGWEQNGLYEFFRAKMRARRRKGQEKRNSGPSRSRSRSKSRGRSSSRSNSRSSKSSGSYSRSRSRSCSRSYSRSRSRSRSRSRSSRSHSRSHSRSRSKSYSPGRRRRSRSRSPTPPSSAGLGSNSAPPIPDSRLGEENKGHQMLVKMGWSGSGGLGVKEQGIQDPIKGGDVRDKWDQYKGVGVALDDPYENYRRNKSYSFIARMKARDECK; from the exons ATGGAGATGCCGCTGCCGCCCGACG ACCAGGAGCTTCGAAATGTCATCGACAAGCTGGCGCAGTTCGTGGCTCGCAACGGGCCCGAGTTTGAGAAGATGACGATGGAGAAGCAGAAGGACAACCCGAAATTCTCGTTTCTGTTCGGAGGAGAGTTCTACAGCTACTACAAGTGCAAGCTGGCGCTGGAGCAGCAGCAGC TCATCTGCAAGCAGCAGGCCCCAGAGCTGGAGACGGCCTCAGCCCTGCCACCCCTGCCACAGCCCCCGTTGGCCCCTGCTGCGCCCATCCCAGCAGCCCAGGGAGCCCCGTCCATGGACGAGCTCATCCAGCAGAGCCAGTGGAACCtgcagcagcaggagcagcacCTGCTGGCCCTCAGACAG gaacaggtgaCTGCAGCCGTGGCCCACGCCGTGGAGCAGCAGATGCAGAAGCTCTTGGAGGAGACCCAGCTGGACATGAACGAGTTTGACAGCCTGCTGCAGCCCATCATCGACACGTGCACCAAAGATGCCATCTCG GCCGGGAAGAACTGGATGTTCAGCAACGCCAAGTCCCCGCCGCACTGCGAGCTGATGGCAGGCCACCTCCGGAACCGCATCACGGCCGACGGGGCGCACTTCGAGCTGCGGCTGCACCTCATCTATCTGATCAACGATGTCCTGCACCACTG CCAGCGCAAGCAGGCCAGGGAGCTGCTGGCCGCCCTGCAGAAGGTCGTGGTGCCCATCTACTGCACCAGCTTCTTGGCCGTGGAGGAGGACAAGCAGCAGAAGATTGCCCGG CTCCTGCAGCTCTGGGAGAAAAACGGCTATTTTGACGACTCCATCATCCAGCAGTTACAGAGCCCGGCCCTGGGGCTCGGCCAGTACCAG GCGACACTCATCAACGAGTACTCCTCGGTGGTCCAGCCGGTGCAGCTGGCCTTCCAGCAGCAGATCCAGACCCTCAAGACACAGCACGAGGAGTTCGTCAACAGCCtagcccagcagcagcagcagcagcagcagcaaatccAGATGCCACAAATGGAAGCCGAAGTCAAGGCCACGCCACCGCCAcctgccccgcccccagcccccacgcccaccccggcCATCCAGCCAACCACCCAGCCCG ATGACAAGCCCCCCATCCAGATGCCAGGGTCCTCTGAGTACGACACCTCAGGAGGGGTCCAGGACCCTGCCGCCGCTGGGCCCCGGGGCCCTGCGCCCCATGaccagatcccacctaacaagcCCCCGTGGTTTGACCAGCCTCACCCCGTTGCTCCTTGGGGCCAACAGCAG CCTCCCGAGCAGCCCCCTTATCCACACCACCAGGGCGGGCCGCCCCACTGCCCACCCTGGAACAACAGCCACGAGGGCATGTGGGGTGAGCAGCGCGGAGACCCTGGCTGGAATGGCCAGCGCGATGCACCCTGGAACAGCCAGCCCGACCCCAACTGGAACAGCCAGTTCGAGGGCCCCTGGAACAGCCAGCACGAGCAGCcgccctggggtgggggccagcgAGAGCCGCCCTTCCGCATGCAGCGGCCGCCACACTTCCGCGGGCCCTTCCCACCCCACCAGCAGCACCCACAGTTCAACCAGCCCCCGCACCCCCACAACTTCAACCGCTTCCCACCTCGCTTCATGCAAGACGACTTCCCCCCGCGGCACCCTTTTGAACGGCCTCCCTATCCTCACCGCTTCGACTACCCCCAGGGGGACTTCCCTACTG AGATGGGAccccctcaccaccaccctgGCCACCGCATGCCTCATCCTGGGATCAACGAGCACCCGCCCTGGGGTGGGCCCCAGCACCCTGACTTCGGCCCTCCTCCCCATGGCTTCAATGGGCAGCCCCCCCACATGCGGCGACAGGGCCCTCCCCACATCAACCACGACGACCCCAGCCTGGTCCCCAATGTGCCCTACTTTGACCTCCCTGCTGGGCTGATGGCCCCCCTTGTGAAG CTGGAAGACCACGAGTACAAGCCTTTGGACCCTAAAGACATCCGTCTCCCGCCCCCCATGCCGCCCAGTGAGAGGCTGCTGGCGGCCGTGGAGGCCTTCTACAGCCCTCCCTCCCATGACAGGCCCAGGAACAG CGAAGGCTGGGAGCAGAACGGCCTCTATGAGTTCTTTCGAGCAAAGATGCGGGCCCGGCGGAGGAAAGGCCAGGAGAAGAGGAACAG CGGACCCTCAAGGTCTCGGAGCAGATCCAAGAGCCGAGGGCGCTCTTCCTCCCGCTCCAACTCACGGTCCTCCAAGTCATCTGGCTCCTACTCACGGTCAAGGTCACGCTCCTGCTCCCGCTCCTACTCCCGCTCGCGCTCCAG GAGCCGCAGCCGATCACGCTCCTCGAGAAGCCACTCCCGCTCCCACTCCCGCTCCCGCTCCAAGTCCTACTCCCCAGGAAGGAGACGCCGGTCGAGGTCCAGGAGCCCTACCCCGCC TTCCTCGGCTGGTCTGGGTTCTAATTCAGCACCTCCTATACCTGACTCCAGGC
- the CHERP gene encoding calcium homeostasis endoplasmic reticulum protein isoform X1, with protein MEMPLPPDDQELRNVIDKLAQFVARNGPEFEKMTMEKQKDNPKFSFLFGGEFYSYYKCKLALEQQQLICKQQAPELETASALPPLPQPPLAPAAPIPAAQGAPSMDELIQQSQWNLQQQEQHLLALRQEQVTAAVAHAVEQQMQKLLEETQLDMNEFDSLLQPIIDTCTKDAISAGKNWMFSNAKSPPHCELMAGHLRNRITADGAHFELRLHLIYLINDVLHHWALTRGRSLPHSQRKQARELLAALQKVVVPIYCTSFLAVEEDKQQKIARLLQLWEKNGYFDDSIIQQLQSPALGLGQYQATLINEYSSVVQPVQLAFQQQIQTLKTQHEEFVNSLAQQQQQQQQQIQMPQMEAEVKATPPPPAPPPAPTPTPAIQPTTQPDDKPPIQMPGSSEYDTSGGVQDPAAAGPRGPAPHDQIPPNKPPWFDQPHPVAPWGQQQPPEQPPYPHHQGGPPHCPPWNNSHEGMWGEQRGDPGWNGQRDAPWNSQPDPNWNSQFEGPWNSQHEQPPWGGGQREPPFRMQRPPHFRGPFPPHQQHPQFNQPPHPHNFNRFPPRFMQDDFPPRHPFERPPYPHRFDYPQGDFPTEMGPPHHHPGHRMPHPGINEHPPWGGPQHPDFGPPPHGFNGQPPHMRRQGPPHINHDDPSLVPNVPYFDLPAGLMAPLVKLEDHEYKPLDPKDIRLPPPMPPSERLLAAVEAFYSPPSHDRPRNSEGWEQNGLYEFFRAKMRARRRKGQEKRNSGPSRSRSRSKSRGRSSSRSNSRSSKSSGSYSRSRSRSCSRSYSRSRSRSRSRSRSSRSHSRSHSRSRSKSYSPGRRRRSRSRSPTPPSSAGLGSNSAPPIPDSRLGEENKGHQMLVKMGWSGSGGLGVKEQGIQDPIKGGDVRDKWDQYKGVGVALDDPYENYRRNKSYSFIARMKARDECK; from the exons ATGGAGATGCCGCTGCCGCCCGACG ACCAGGAGCTTCGAAATGTCATCGACAAGCTGGCGCAGTTCGTGGCTCGCAACGGGCCCGAGTTTGAGAAGATGACGATGGAGAAGCAGAAGGACAACCCGAAATTCTCGTTTCTGTTCGGAGGAGAGTTCTACAGCTACTACAAGTGCAAGCTGGCGCTGGAGCAGCAGCAGC TCATCTGCAAGCAGCAGGCCCCAGAGCTGGAGACGGCCTCAGCCCTGCCACCCCTGCCACAGCCCCCGTTGGCCCCTGCTGCGCCCATCCCAGCAGCCCAGGGAGCCCCGTCCATGGACGAGCTCATCCAGCAGAGCCAGTGGAACCtgcagcagcaggagcagcacCTGCTGGCCCTCAGACAG gaacaggtgaCTGCAGCCGTGGCCCACGCCGTGGAGCAGCAGATGCAGAAGCTCTTGGAGGAGACCCAGCTGGACATGAACGAGTTTGACAGCCTGCTGCAGCCCATCATCGACACGTGCACCAAAGATGCCATCTCG GCCGGGAAGAACTGGATGTTCAGCAACGCCAAGTCCCCGCCGCACTGCGAGCTGATGGCAGGCCACCTCCGGAACCGCATCACGGCCGACGGGGCGCACTTCGAGCTGCGGCTGCACCTCATCTATCTGATCAACGATGTCCTGCACCACTG GGCCCTGACGCGCGGAAGGTCTCTCCCTCACAGCCAGCGCAAGCAGGCCAGGGAGCTGCTGGCCGCCCTGCAGAAGGTCGTGGTGCCCATCTACTGCACCAGCTTCTTGGCCGTGGAGGAGGACAAGCAGCAGAAGATTGCCCGG CTCCTGCAGCTCTGGGAGAAAAACGGCTATTTTGACGACTCCATCATCCAGCAGTTACAGAGCCCGGCCCTGGGGCTCGGCCAGTACCAG GCGACACTCATCAACGAGTACTCCTCGGTGGTCCAGCCGGTGCAGCTGGCCTTCCAGCAGCAGATCCAGACCCTCAAGACACAGCACGAGGAGTTCGTCAACAGCCtagcccagcagcagcagcagcagcagcagcaaatccAGATGCCACAAATGGAAGCCGAAGTCAAGGCCACGCCACCGCCAcctgccccgcccccagcccccacgcccaccccggcCATCCAGCCAACCACCCAGCCCG ATGACAAGCCCCCCATCCAGATGCCAGGGTCCTCTGAGTACGACACCTCAGGAGGGGTCCAGGACCCTGCCGCCGCTGGGCCCCGGGGCCCTGCGCCCCATGaccagatcccacctaacaagcCCCCGTGGTTTGACCAGCCTCACCCCGTTGCTCCTTGGGGCCAACAGCAG CCTCCCGAGCAGCCCCCTTATCCACACCACCAGGGCGGGCCGCCCCACTGCCCACCCTGGAACAACAGCCACGAGGGCATGTGGGGTGAGCAGCGCGGAGACCCTGGCTGGAATGGCCAGCGCGATGCACCCTGGAACAGCCAGCCCGACCCCAACTGGAACAGCCAGTTCGAGGGCCCCTGGAACAGCCAGCACGAGCAGCcgccctggggtgggggccagcgAGAGCCGCCCTTCCGCATGCAGCGGCCGCCACACTTCCGCGGGCCCTTCCCACCCCACCAGCAGCACCCACAGTTCAACCAGCCCCCGCACCCCCACAACTTCAACCGCTTCCCACCTCGCTTCATGCAAGACGACTTCCCCCCGCGGCACCCTTTTGAACGGCCTCCCTATCCTCACCGCTTCGACTACCCCCAGGGGGACTTCCCTACTG AGATGGGAccccctcaccaccaccctgGCCACCGCATGCCTCATCCTGGGATCAACGAGCACCCGCCCTGGGGTGGGCCCCAGCACCCTGACTTCGGCCCTCCTCCCCATGGCTTCAATGGGCAGCCCCCCCACATGCGGCGACAGGGCCCTCCCCACATCAACCACGACGACCCCAGCCTGGTCCCCAATGTGCCCTACTTTGACCTCCCTGCTGGGCTGATGGCCCCCCTTGTGAAG CTGGAAGACCACGAGTACAAGCCTTTGGACCCTAAAGACATCCGTCTCCCGCCCCCCATGCCGCCCAGTGAGAGGCTGCTGGCGGCCGTGGAGGCCTTCTACAGCCCTCCCTCCCATGACAGGCCCAGGAACAG CGAAGGCTGGGAGCAGAACGGCCTCTATGAGTTCTTTCGAGCAAAGATGCGGGCCCGGCGGAGGAAAGGCCAGGAGAAGAGGAACAG CGGACCCTCAAGGTCTCGGAGCAGATCCAAGAGCCGAGGGCGCTCTTCCTCCCGCTCCAACTCACGGTCCTCCAAGTCATCTGGCTCCTACTCACGGTCAAGGTCACGCTCCTGCTCCCGCTCCTACTCCCGCTCGCGCTCCAG GAGCCGCAGCCGATCACGCTCCTCGAGAAGCCACTCCCGCTCCCACTCCCGCTCCCGCTCCAAGTCCTACTCCCCAGGAAGGAGACGCCGGTCGAGGTCCAGGAGCCCTACCCCGCC TTCCTCGGCTGGTCTGGGTTCTAATTCAGCACCTCCTATACCTGACTCCAGGC